The following nucleotide sequence is from Dialister pneumosintes.
GAAAGATATACTGCTAATGGTTGTGATAAAGGGTATTTCTTTAAGCCGACCATTATTGAGGCGGATAATAACAAGCTTCGTATTTGTCAGGAAGAAGTATTCGGGCCGGTAGTTGTTATTCAGAAATTTAGCTCTGTAGATGAAGTAATTAAGCTGGCTAATGATTCTGAATATGGTCTTGGTGGCGGTGTGTTCTCCACTAATATTCATACAGCACTTAAGATTGCTCGCAATGTAAGAACGGGACGTATTTGGGTCAACTGTTATAACTTAATTCCGGCAGGTGCTCCTTTCGGCGGTTATAAGAAATCCGGTATCGGCAGAGAAACACATAAGATGATTCTCAATGCGTATACACAGGTTAAGAATGTTATGATTAATATGAATGAAGGACCTTCCGGATTGTATAATGTGAAGTAGTTGATACCACATAAAAATATATAAAATAAAGTGAGATATTTTATCGAATACATAATGAAAAGGAAGATTATCAAATAGATAATCTTCCTTTTTTATTAAAAAAGAAGTTATAATAAATATATATTTAGATAAATAACATATTGAGAGGTCTATTATGGAACAAAAAATGAGACGTAAAGATAGAGAAGTTACTGCTTTTGAAGAACAAATATCTATTGTATCCAGATGTAAGCAGGTTCATATAGGAATGGTAGAGGCAGGAAAGGCTTATATTGTACCGCTTGATTTTGGATATCGAGTGAAAGAGGGACAATTATCTTTTTATTGTCATTCAGCATTGGAAGGTCGCAAAATCAATATATTAAAGGAGAATCCTTATGTTACTTTTGTTTTAGATCATTCATTTAGGATTGGATTAGGTAATATTCCTCTCATGTGGACGAATGCTTTTGAAAGTGTTATGGGGGAAGCAAAAGTAGTCTTTTTAGAATCACAGGAAGATAAATTGGAAGCAACTCAATTATTGATGGATCGTTATGATATGGGAAAGATTCCTGAATCTGTATATCGTACCTTGAATCATATGTCTTGTTATCGGATCGATGTGATTAGTATGACAGGCAAAAGCAATTTGACACAAGTACAACGCGATACTTGGGGTATGATAGAAGATTTGCAACGCAAAATTAATGATCCAACCGTTCTTTTATCAACAATCAGAAAAGATTTGGAAGCTTTAGGCGGAAATAATTAAAATAAAAAGAATTCTTTAAGGTATGATATACTATATATATACTTTAGTTTATTAATTTATAAAATCGATTTTTAAAATGACGGACAAATAACCGGAGATTTAACTCGTTTTTAGCTGGATGTGCTTAACAGCAAGGGGGATAAATTCCGGTTTTTCTAAATGGAGGAAATTTGTTAAGAAGGAGGGGGAAAATGCTCGAAATAGACAAAGTTCGAGGAGCATTGTTGGGAGAAGTATGTGGAGATGCTTTAGGATATCCGATGAAAACATTAACAACCGGCAAAATTATTCGTCGTTTCGGTCCATTTGGTCTTCGTACCATGATTACAAGTAAAAATAAAAAAGCAAAAGCGTTAGTATCTGATAGCACCCAAATGATGCTTGCCACTGTAGATGGGCTACTCTGGAGTGATGCTAAAAAATTAAGCTCATCTGATGGTGTGTACCGTGGGTTTATGCGTTGGTTTTATAGTCAAACCGGTGAAGAACCTCGTCGTGGGCAAAAATCTTGGACAAGAAGACAGCCGCATGAAAAAGACTTATGCTTAGTTCGTGAAAAATTTATGCACGAACGTAGGATGCCGGAAACCGGTGTTCTCAATGCACTGTCAAACGAAGAAAAAGGTACGACTGATAAGGATATCAATAATAGTAAAGGTAGTGCTGTACTTACACGTAATATTCCTCTTGGCATATTATATTGGGATAAACCGGAAGAAGCTTTTTCGGTGGGAGCAGAAATTTCCGCATTGACACATTCACATGCTACTGCTTATTTAGCAGGCGGGGCGGTAGCATCATTGGTATCTTATTTAATCAATGGAATCTCGCTTCCTAAATCGATAGATAAAGTGAACTATTTACTTTCTTCTCGTAAAGGTGGAGAAAATATTATTAAATTGTTAACGGCTGCTGTGGAACAAGCGAATAAACATCCTGCAGGAAAGAGTGGAGTTTGGGAGCATTTAGACAGTATACGTTCTTTAGGTGGCGGTGATATAGCAGAAGAAGCATTGGCAATTGCTGTATATTGTGCAACAGTTATGGATGATCCGTTTGAAGCTGTCATAACAGCAGCGAATCATGATGGTTGTAGTACCGTTACCGGTGCATTAACAGGCGCTTTAGAAGGTATTCGTTTTGGAACTTCTTTTTTACCTGCTTATTGGGTAGAGTGTGTAGAAGCAAGTGAAATTACTTCAAAGATGGCAGATATGTTATTTGAAACAGAAGAAAAACAGCGATTAACAGCACAATAAATGTTTATAAACAAAAGACACCGATTAATCGGTGTCTTTTGTTTTGGTGGGTAAAGGTAGATATTCCTCTTTTATTTTTGTGTAAATGGATTGCCCTCCTGTCATATCCGTTATATAACGAAGATGCTTTTCTAAGGTGTTGGGTAAGGATAAAAATATAATTTCTACTTTGTGTGTAAATTTTCGGTCTATAATATGAATATCCGTTGATAAAATATAATGTTCAAAAGCACCCATAGCTGTGTAAGGGATAATAAGACTTCCTCTTATATGTGGTGTATATGCTGAAAAATTTGCGAATTTTATACATTCACTAAGACAACCGGAATAGGCTCTTGTGAGTCCTCCCGTACCTAGTTTGATTCCACCAAAGTAACGAGTGACGACTGCCAGTGTATAAGTTAATTTGTTTTTTTGTAATACATGGAGCATAGGATGTCCTGCCGTACCGGATGGTTCACCATCATCTCCGGACTTTTCTATGATTTGTGTGGTGCCGATACGATAAGCATAACAATGGTGAGTAGCATCTTTAAACTCTTTTTTTTTGGATGCTAGTGTAGTTACTGCTTCTTCTATAGTTTGTATAGGGATTATATCTGCAATGAAAAGAGATTTTTTTATTTCTATTTCTTTTCTAAAGGATGTAGTGGGAGCAATATAAGGTAATAACATAAAGTCCTCTATTGATAAGGTGTGATTTATAATGGATGTGGTACATAAAAATGTTTCTATATTAAATTCGTTTGAAAATATTTATAATTTCGCCCATGAACATATAATGGTCATTATTTTTATCTTTATGACTATACCACTGTTCATAGATTTCTTTGTCATAATAATTGCAGAAATCTAATTTTGTTACTAATTGTTTTTTTATAACCATTATATAATTAGCTTCTTCAATTCCTATAGCGGGACCTACCGATATAGGATGTAGATTAGTTTTAGCATATTTATTTTCATTTCTTCCGGAATGGCTTCCTAAATATTTCATATCTGTTTCATAGGTCATAGGAAGAATAGAAAGTGTAAAATAATCTTCTTCTTGCATAAAAGGTAGAGTATATCGACTTTCACGGACATATACACTGGCAGTAGGCTTATTCCACATAATGCCAAGTGCTCCCCAAGAGACAATCATAGAATTACAATTGCTTGGCGTGCCTGCTGTAAGAACCATCCAGTTTTTTATGGCGTTAAATACATTGAAATTCCATTTTTCCGGGGATAACTGAATAAATGACATACGAATCGTCCCTCCTTTTCTATACTTATATTAATTATATCATCTTATTTATAAAAGTAAGTTTTAAAATGAAAATACCCGAACGAGGAAAGTTCGGGTATTCTACAAGGAGTGTATTGAAGGGAGTCGTAGGGAAATAGTATTTCCCGTCGTCCTTTTATATAAATCAATCTTCGATCCGTACATCGAGGTTGTGATTGACCTATACATGCATTATAACATAGAAAAATCTATTTGAAAAGCATTATCAATAAAATATGCAAGTTATTCGCAGATTTATTGATAAGAAATAGTATAGTCTCCTTATTCGAAACAATGACTCGGTTATGATACAATTACCTTAAAGTGTTCTCTTTTAGGAGGTGTACCCTTGTTTGCATATGCATATACATTTTTAACTGCATTGCTTGTGACTTTTGTACTTACACCTGTAGTAAAAAAGATGGCAATTAAAATAGGTGCAGTCGATAAACCGAATGCGCGTAAAGTACATCATGGACTTATTCCCCGTTTAGGTGGGCTTGCTATCTATGCAGGATTTATGATATCTGTTCTTTGTACGGTAGGTCTATCGTTTGAGATGGTCGGAATTATGATTGGAGCTACCGTTCTTATTGTTGTGGGAGTTATTGATGACAGATGGTCTTTACCTGCAAAAGTGAAGTTGTTGGGGCAAATATTAGCTGCTGCTATTGTGGTGATTGGGTTTGGAATTCAGATTGATTGGTTAGTTTTACCATATATCGGATTGTTGTATTTACCTACACTTATTTCGGTACCGGTCACTATATTTTGGATTATCGGTTTTGTGAATACAGTAAATTTGATTGACGGATTAGATGGATTGGCAGCAGGAGTAGCCGCCATTGCATCACTGGCTATTGCTATGTTGGCATTTCAAATGGGACAGTGGGTTTCTGCCGCAGCTATGGTAGCTATGGCAGGATCGGCACTGGCTTTTTTACAGTATAATTTTAATCCTGCTAAAATTTTTATGGGAGACACCGGTTCCATGTTCTTGGGGTATATTATTGCGGTTGCTTCTGTGCTTGGTGCTATGAAAACTGCGGCAGTAACCGTTTTATTTGTACCGGTTATTGCACTTATGGTTCCCATTATGGATACCCTATTGGCAATTATTCGTCGTAGAATCAGTGGGATTCCTGTATTTGCACCGGATAAGAGTCATTTGCATCATAGATTGCTTGCTCAAGGATTGAACCAGAAACAGGTTGTTCTTGTTATGTATGCTTTAACAGCCTTCTTTTCTTGTATTGCGTTATTAGTTATTCATGTATCGCCTATTATCGGAATAGTAATTGTAGGGGGCGTTGTAACAATATTCATTTTATGGGCTAAGAAGTTAGGTGTTCTAAAAAAAACTTTTCAAAATAAAGAAATAGATACATTTTAAAATTTGCAAATCATTGGAATAGGAAGGTGAACACAGTGAAGGTCATGGCGATTTTTGGGACACGTCCTGAAGCTATAAAAATGGCACCTGTTGTTAAAGAATTATTAAAACATCCGGAAATTGAAACTAAAGTATGTCTTACTGCACAACATCGAGAAATGCTTGATCAAGTCGTGGAGTTATTTAATTTGCCGGTTGATTATGATTTGGATATTATGAAAAAGGGACAATCTTTATACGATATCACTACACGGGTTCTTTTGGGATTAAAAGAAGTATTGGAGAAAGAGAATCCTGATTTGGTGTTGGTACATGGTGATA
It contains:
- a CDS encoding flavin reductase gives rise to the protein MSFIQLSPEKWNFNVFNAIKNWMVLTAGTPSNCNSMIVSWGALGIMWNKPTASVYVRESRYTLPFMQEEDYFTLSILPMTYETDMKYLGSHSGRNENKYAKTNLHPISVGPAIGIEEANYIMVIKKQLVTKLDFCNYYDKEIYEQWYSHKDKNNDHYMFMGEIINIFKRI
- a CDS encoding ADP-ribosylglycohydrolase family protein — translated: MLEIDKVRGALLGEVCGDALGYPMKTLTTGKIIRRFGPFGLRTMITSKNKKAKALVSDSTQMMLATVDGLLWSDAKKLSSSDGVYRGFMRWFYSQTGEEPRRGQKSWTRRQPHEKDLCLVREKFMHERRMPETGVLNALSNEEKGTTDKDINNSKGSAVLTRNIPLGILYWDKPEEAFSVGAEISALTHSHATAYLAGGAVASLVSYLINGISLPKSIDKVNYLLSSRKGGENIIKLLTAAVEQANKHPAGKSGVWEHLDSIRSLGGGDIAEEALAIAVYCATVMDDPFEAVITAANHDGCSTVTGALTGALEGIRFGTSFLPAYWVECVEASEITSKMADMLFETEEKQRLTAQ
- a CDS encoding pyridoxamine 5'-phosphate oxidase family protein — its product is MEQKMRRKDREVTAFEEQISIVSRCKQVHIGMVEAGKAYIVPLDFGYRVKEGQLSFYCHSALEGRKINILKENPYVTFVLDHSFRIGLGNIPLMWTNAFESVMGEAKVVFLESQEDKLEATQLLMDRYDMGKIPESVYRTLNHMSCYRIDVISMTGKSNLTQVQRDTWGMIEDLQRKINDPTVLLSTIRKDLEALGGNN
- a CDS encoding glycosyltransferase family 4 protein; protein product: MFAYAYTFLTALLVTFVLTPVVKKMAIKIGAVDKPNARKVHHGLIPRLGGLAIYAGFMISVLCTVGLSFEMVGIMIGATVLIVVGVIDDRWSLPAKVKLLGQILAAAIVVIGFGIQIDWLVLPYIGLLYLPTLISVPVTIFWIIGFVNTVNLIDGLDGLAAGVAAIASLAIAMLAFQMGQWVSAAAMVAMAGSALAFLQYNFNPAKIFMGDTGSMFLGYIIAVASVLGAMKTAAVTVLFVPVIALMVPIMDTLLAIIRRRISGIPVFAPDKSHLHHRLLAQGLNQKQVVLVMYALTAFFSCIALLVIHVSPIIGIVIVGGVVTIFILWAKKLGVLKKTFQNKEIDTF
- a CDS encoding YigZ family protein — encoded protein: MLLPYIAPTTSFRKEIEIKKSLFIADIIPIQTIEEAVTTLASKKKEFKDATHHCYAYRIGTTQIIEKSGDDGEPSGTAGHPMLHVLQKNKLTYTLAVVTRYFGGIKLGTGGLTRAYSGCLSECIKFANFSAYTPHIRGSLIIPYTAMGAFEHYILSTDIHIIDRKFTHKVEIIFLSLPNTLEKHLRYITDMTGGQSIYTKIKEEYLPLPTKTKDTD